The DNA window AGATCGAGTTGGTCGGATCGTCGACGCAGGGAGTGGAGGATGCGGTGAACAACGCCGTCGCGAAGGCGTCGCAGAGCGTGCGCAACATGCGGTGGTTCGAAGTCGCCGAGATCCGCGGCCACCTGGAGGACAACAAGGTCGCGCACTGGCAGGTGACCGTGAAGATCGGCTTCACGCTCGACGAATGAACGACCTGTCGCCGGATCCTACTCTTTGAGCACGGGAAGCAACTCGACCACCGACTTCGGGGTGGTTCCGGGCCAGCCGTCGTTGGCTTGATCCGGTCCCGGAGTGGTGCGTCCCTTGCGGATCGCGGTGGCGAGTTCGGCGGCGAGCTCTTTCACCAGTTCCGGCTTCTTCTCCGCGAGGTTCGTTTCCTCGGCCGGGTCATCCTTCAGGTTGAAGAGCTGGACGGGATACAGTGATTTGTCCTTGAGCGCCGCGCCGGGTTTGGGGGCGGACCAACCGCCGGAACCCGGGCACAGGCAGAGTTTCCAGTCGCCGCGGCGGATGGCGAACGAGCCGTTGATCGAGTGATGGATCGCGCTCGGGCGAACCGGTTCGGACAAGGACGCATCGCGCAGGAGCGGGACGAGGGAGAACGAATCGACTCCGGCGTTGTCGGGGATCTTCCCGCCGAGTCCGGCGGCATCGGCGGCGGTGGCGAACCAGTCGACGGTGGAAACGGTCTGATCGCAGGTTGTGCCGGCCTTCACCTGTCCGGGCCAGCGGACGACGTAGGGAACCCGGTGACCGCCTTCGTAGATGTCCGCCTTGTGACCACGCCACGGGCCGCAGGGGTCGTGGCCCTTCTTCACGAGTCCCGGAATGTCGGCCATCGGCGAGCAGCCGTTGTCGGAAGTGAAGACGATGAGCGTGTTGTCGGCGACCCCTCGGGCGTCGAGTTCCGCGAGCACCTCGCCGACGACCCAGTCGGTCTCCATCATGAAGTCGGCGTAGTCGCTGAGTCCCGATTTCCCCTTCCACTTTTCGGACGGAACGATGGGCGTGTGCGGGCTGGTGAGCGGCAGGTAGAGGAAGAACGGCTTCTTCGCTTCCGCGCACTTGCCGATGAAGGCGCGGGACTCGCGGGCGAAGTCGGCGAGGCAGGCCGAGGCTTCGAAATCGGCCAGCGCGGCGCCCGGGCGGTTGGGGACGAGGAAGGCTTTGGTCAGGGTCGGCGTGCCGACGGGGACGTCGTCGCGCAGGTAGAGGTAGGGCGGCATGTCGAGCGATGCCGGGAACAGGAAGTTGTGGGTGAAGCCGCGGGCCAGCGGGCCGTTGTCGACCTTCTTCGAGTAGTCGAGATCCCAGCCGCCGCCTTTGGTCGGTCCAGAGTCCGCCTTGCGGGGCTTGTCGAGTTTGTGCCATCCGAGCCCGAGGTGCCACTTGCCGATCACGCTGCTGGTGTAGCCGGCCTCGCCGAGGATGCCCGCGATGGTCGGCGTGTCGGCGTCGATGAGGGCGGGGGAGGTGCCGTTAAGGACGCCCTTCTTCATCCGCGAGCGCCAGTTGTAGCGGCCGGTGACGATCGAGTAGCGGGTCGGCGTGCAGACGGCGGAAGTCGTGTGGGCATCGGTGAAACGCATCCCCTCGGTGGCGATCCGGTCAATGTGGGGAGTGGCGATTTTGCCGCCGTAGCAGGCCGGGTCACCCCAGCCCATGTCGTCGGCAAGGATGAAGATCAGATTGGGCGGAGCATCCGCGGCGCGGAGGCAGGGGAGGACGAGCAGGGCGAGCAGGAGACGGAGCTTCATCGGGAGGATAGGAGACGTGGAGCGGTTCGAGATTCTTGCGCCTGATCCCGTTTCCGGCGTCTTGACGGGACCGGTCCGGAAGGTGGAATCTGGGAACATGAGAACCGGGCTTCTGGCGATAGTGACGACCTTGCTTTTGGTTGGCTGCGATCGTGAACCGGAGGAACGGGAAGCGGATGGGTCCGGCAATGCGCCGCCGCCTCACGAAGGGCGCCCCGTTTCCGCGGATGCGGATGGTGGTGAGGCGGTGACCGATGCCTCCCCGAAGATCCGTGTGCGTCCGCCGGCCGACGCGAAGCCTCGTTCGGGCAAGCCGGTGGAGGGCAGCCCGGGGTTCGTGCACAGTCCTTACACGGGTGAGGCGGTCGACATTCGGGGAGTGCTTCCCGGGACCGATATACTGGATCCGACCACGCCCGATCGAAGACTGATCCGGATTGCCGAAGGAGAGCAAGTGGTGGCGAGGCCGGCGCCAGGAAAGCCGGGCTTCGTGTTTTCTCCTTACGGCAACAGGCTCGTCGACGTGCGGGGCATCCCGGCAGGGACGCTGGTCGCTGATCCGGAATACCCGACTTCGGAGAAGAAGTATTTCCGCGTGCCGACCCCGTGGATGAGCGAAGAGGAAATCACGATCGAGCCCGGATCGCCGGGCATCGACATGTGAAGAGCGGCCTGTGGGGAGCGAGTCGCCCCCCCGCGTCGCAACGGTCAGGGTACGGGAAAGCTCGTGAGATTGCGGGACGGGGGCGTCCCGCCTCCCAGTCTCACACCGGCTCGAGTCCGGCGTGGCCGATCTCGTCGGCGAGTTCGTTGAACTCGGCGACTTCGGCGGCGGTAAAGTGAAGCCCGCCGGCTTCGTCCGAGCGCTTGCGGGCTTCGGCCTCGAACTGGCCGGGGAGGATGCATCCTTCGTTGCCGTGGCCGAAGATGTCGGCGAGGACTTCCTTGAGGTTTGCCATCTGGTCGCGGCCGTTGGCGAAGGCATT is part of the Haloferula helveola genome and encodes:
- a CDS encoding dodecin; this encodes MSDHIYKKIELVGSSTQGVEDAVNNAVAKASQSVRNMRWFEVAEIRGHLEDNKVAHWQVTVKIGFTLDE
- a CDS encoding arylsulfatase, with the protein product MKLRLLLALLVLPCLRAADAPPNLIFILADDMGWGDPACYGGKIATPHIDRIATEGMRFTDAHTTSAVCTPTRYSIVTGRYNWRSRMKKGVLNGTSPALIDADTPTIAGILGEAGYTSSVIGKWHLGLGWHKLDKPRKADSGPTKGGGWDLDYSKKVDNGPLARGFTHNFLFPASLDMPPYLYLRDDVPVGTPTLTKAFLVPNRPGAALADFEASACLADFARESRAFIGKCAEAKKPFFLYLPLTSPHTPIVPSEKWKGKSGLSDYADFMMETDWVVGEVLAELDARGVADNTLIVFTSDNGCSPMADIPGLVKKGHDPCGPWRGHKADIYEGGHRVPYVVRWPGQVKAGTTCDQTVSTVDWFATAADAAGLGGKIPDNAGVDSFSLVPLLRDASLSEPVRPSAIHHSINGSFAIRRGDWKLCLCPGSGGWSAPKPGAALKDKSLYPVQLFNLKDDPAEETNLAEKKPELVKELAAELATAIRKGRTTPGPDQANDGWPGTTPKSVVELLPVLKE